The Gordonia terrae genome contains the following window.
TCGATGACGTTCTCGCTCATCGATTCTCCTTCGATGCTGTGGGATTGGGGTCGCTGCGGCGCCGGGGATCGGTCGGCGCGCCGGCGCCGCAGCGATGTTCGGAAGGGCTCAGACGGTCGCGGGCGTCTTGGCCTTCATCTTGTGGACCTCGGGGACGACCTTCTCGCCGAACAGCTTCAGACTGTGCTCGGCGGTGTCGAAGGGCAACCCGCCGAAGGCGAAGGCCGCGTTGGGCAGGAAGTCGCCGATGAGCTGGTGACGGTATGCGTACTTCTCGACGCACTGCTCGGGGGTGCCGTAGATGTTCGCCTCGACATAGGCATCGGCCGCGGCCTCCATGCCCGCCTCGCGGATCATGTCCGCCCCGGCCTGGTAGGTCTCGTAGCCCTTGGTCTCCCGCCAGTGCTTACCGGCGAAGTCGTAGTGCTTGATGACCGACAGGAAGTAGCGGTTGATGTGCTCGTAGGCGAGGCGACGGGCTTCCTCCTCGTCCTCGTGGCAGATGACGAAGTCCTGGATGACCGGCGGGCCGGGCTCGGTGCCCTGCGCGTCGCGGAACATCTGCTTCCACCCGTTGATGGCCTCGGCGTGCTTCTCGAACGGGAACTGCATGAAGGTCATCATCTGGACCCCGAGGTCGGCGACCACCGGGACCGAGTCGGGTGACATCGCCGCCGCGAAGAGCCGTCCGTCCCAGGAAGCGTTGGGATTCGGGGCCGGCCGCAACGCGATCTCGGGTTGTGGGTACATCGGGCCGTCACCGGAGACGACACCGGTGCGCAGGCCGCGCAAGACCATCTCGGCGGCTTCGTTGAATCGGGCCCGGGCCTCGTCCATCGGGATCCCGAAGGCTTCGTACTCCATTTTCGCGAGACCGCGCCCCATGCCGAGAAGTACACGGCCGCCCGACATCTGGTCGAGCATGATGGCCTTCTCCACGACGCGCAGCGGATCATTCCACGGCAGGATCGTTGCGCCGATACCCAGCTTGACCTTCGAGGTCCGGCCGGCGAGATAGGACAGGATCGCGAAGTTGTCCGGACACATCGAGTAGTCGTCGAAGTGGTGTTCGGCCGACCAGACCGAGTCGAAACCGGACTTCTCGGCCAGGACGCCGAGTTCGAGGTCACGGAGGAAGACCTCTTCGTCGCTGATGTTGTCGTGGTAGTTCTGGAAGACGAGCAGTACGCCGACATCCATGGCATTGACTCCTTGTTCAGAAAGCTTGGGGTACTGGGTGTTCAGAGGGAATGGGCCGGGGTCCTCAGCCGAGGAAGACCGCGCGGGTGTGTTCGGTGTCGAGGAACTCCTTGACCTCGTCGATCTTTCCGTCGCGGACGACGAAGACGAAGTGGTAGAGGTTGTTGTAGATCTTGCCGTTGTTCATCTCGGAGTACGATTCGGTCTCGACGGCCACGCGTTCGCCCTCGGCGGTCCACGCCAGCGGCTTCAGTGCAATGGCACCGGATTTCGTGGTGGCGGAGAGCCCGGCCAGCATCGCGCCGAACTCCTCTTTGTTCTTGGTTCCGGAGATGCCCTCGATCCCGCCGCCCACCCACCAGGTGGCCGTCGGAGCCAGGTAGGACAGGATGGCGTCCACGTCGCCGCGGGAGAACACCTCCATGAATTCCGCGACCAGAGCCCTGTTCTGCTGCTCCGTGCTGACGCTTGCTGTACTGGTTGACACCGATCGGCCTCCTTGTGACTCCCCACCCTGCGGGGCAGGCGAAAAACTGTGTGCAACAACGACGTTATGGGTCGATGTGGTGTGAGTCACCCTTGCGTTCTGCGCCGGTTGTGGGTTGCCACAACCGGGGTGAGGTGTCGTGGGGCCGCGTCATCGTCCACCGCCGTTGAAGGTGTTCATGAGCCCGCCGTCGACGGGGACGATGGCGCCGTACATGTAGGTGGACAACGCGACATCGACGACGACCTGCGCGATCTCCTCCGGCCGTCCCGTCCGCCCGGCCGGGATGGACGAGACGATGCGTGCCCTGGCCCGGTCGCTGAGTCCGGAGGTCATGTCGGTATCCACAAAACCGGGGATGACCAGGTTGACCCGGATGTCGCGCGGGGCGAGTTCGGCGGCGAGGACCTGTGTCATCCCGCTGAGGCCGGCCTTCGCCGAACCGTATGCCACGTCGCCGGGAAATCCGCGAAACCCCACCACGGCACCGACATTGACGATCGACGAGCCGGGTTCGAGGATCGGGACCGTGGCCTTGCACATCTCGAAGGCGCCCGTGAGGTTGGTGGTGAGCACGAGATCCCAGTCCGCGCGACTCAGGTCGTCGACGCGTCCACCGCGGTGCACGCCTGCGACATTGATCAGCCCGTGTGCGCTGCCGTGCTGCTCCTCGACGGTGGCCAGCGCGCGGGCCACCGACGACGAGTCGGTGATGTCGGTCTTCAGTTCGAGGACCTGAGCAGGTCTGGTGAACGGAGTGGTCGACACGCCGCGGGCGAGCGATACGACAGAATCGCCTCGCCCGATGAGGTTCTCGGCGACCGCCCGGCCGATGCCGCGCGATCCGCCGGTGACGATCCAGACCCGTGGACGGGTGTTCATGACGTCAGGAAGCCGGTCAGTTCGGCGAGGTACCGGTCGCGGTCCTCGAGGAACGGCGCATGTCCGCACCCGTCGAATGCCACCAGGCGCGCATGGGGATTCAGGCCGGCCGCGGCCTCGGCACCGGCGAAGGGGACGAACGCGTCGTCGCGACCATGGAGCAACAGGATGGGGATGTCGAGCTCGCCGAGTTCCTTGCGCAGATCGGTTCGGGCGAGGTCGCGAAGTGTCTCGTCGCCGATCGGTCCCATCTCCATGAACATGCCCCAGATCCACTCGAGTACATCGGAACTCGGCGCCGTCGCGAACACTGCGGCGGCGACGCCACGGAATGTGTCGGCACGATTGGCGGCGGCTCCGGCCAAGACGCCGTCGACATCATCGGAGGTGCCGCCGAAAGGCCAGCCATCGGTCGCGGTGTACCGCGGCGATGCACCACCGGTGAGGACCAGCCCCCCGGCACGCGAACCGAGTGCGGCCGCCGCGGCGGTGGCGACCGCGCCGCCCAGCGACCAGCCGTTGATGACCGGAGCGGACAGTTCGAGGTGATCGACCACCTGCACGACGTCGTCGGCCAGCGTCGCGATCGAGACATCCTCGAAGTCGTTGTCGGAGCGGCCACATGCGCGCAGATCGACGAGTACGACCTCGTGTCCCGCGGTTGCGAGCGCGGGAGCGGTGGTGTCCCAGCAGCGGGTGTTGGCGCCCCAGCCGTGGATCAGCACGACGGGTCGCCCTCCTCCGCGGTGGTGCTCGAAGTAGATCCGGCGATCGTTCTCAACCGCGAGATAGCTCATGGACTTCTCCTTCTTCGTCGAACTCGATGTCGAAAAACCTGTCGGTCTGGGTGGCGGGTTCCTCGTGGCGCAGGGCGCGGGGAACCAGCGCCGGGGCGTCCGCGAAATGTGGCATGACATGTTCGGCGAGCAACTCCATGGACCGCACGACGCCCTCGTGGGCCATACCGCCGAATCGCATCCAGCAGATGAGATGATCGAGACCCGTTTCCTCACGCAGGATCTCGATCTCGCGGATGAGTCCGTCCGGGTCGCCGACGTAGCAGATCCCGCCCTCGCGCAGGCCGGTCAAGGACATCGCCCCTTCGGCGGCCGCTTCGGCCAACGCCGCGTATCGCTCATAGCCCGCGGGTGTCGCGTCACCCTGCGGGACCGCGGACATGACGTTGTCGAAGTACCACTCGAGGCTCGGCCGTGCCTCCCGGACGGCTTGTGCGTCGTTCTCGGCGAGATGGATCTGCCAGTTCATCGGGAAGTCGAGCGACAGCGGATCGCGGCCCCGGTCCATCAGCGTGCGTTTGGCGCCGACGACGAACGCGTTGAGCTCGGGCAGGGTCATCAGCGTCGGTGTCACCAGCATGTTGTGTCCGTGGTCGGCGACCAGGTCGAAGGTCTCGGGACTGATCGATGCCACATAGATCGGTGGTGTCGGCCGCTGCATCGGCGTCGGCCGGCAGTCCACGCCGTCGATGTGGAAGTGCCTGCCGTGGAACGTGTACGGCTCTCCGACGGCCTTGGTCCACAGGCCGGTGACGATCTGGAACGCCTCGTCGAAGACCTCACGGCTGACGCCTTGTTTGTCGGCGACGCCCATCGCGCGGAACTCGTGCGGTTGGTAACCGCGTCCGACGCCGAAGTCGAGCCGACCGTCGGAGATGACATCGACCATCGCGAAATCCTCGGCGATCCGAACCGGCCACGCGAGTGTCAGGTTGCTGACCGCGATCCCGATGCGCATCCGGGAGGTCCGGGCGGCGATCGCGGCCGCCGCCACCTGTGGCGAGGGCATCGACCCGTAGGCGCTGCCGTGGTGCTCGGCGAGCCACACCCCGTCGAACCCGAGGCGCTCGGCGATCTCGACCTGCGACAGCATCTCCGCATAGGCCCGGCGGAAGTCGCCATCCGGACTCTCCAACACGTAGAACAGGCTGAACTTCACACTGTCGACGTTAGGAATCGCCGTGCGTCACCGGAACGGGAGAATCCGCGGCGGTTGTGGGTTCCCACAAGTCGGGCGTCCCGGCGGCCTGCTCACGGAGCGCCCGTTTGTCGAGTTTCCCGACGCTCGTCCGCGGGAGACGGTCGACGGCGACGATCAGGTCGGGCACCCACCAGCGCGGGACCCGCGCGGCCAGCTCCGCCCGGACCTCGTCCACGTCGAGGCCGTCCTCGCCGACGATGTAGGCAACCGGTCGTTCCTGCCAGCGCGGATGCGGAACGGAGACCACCGCGGCCTCCTGGATCGACGGATGCTCGAGCAGTGCTTCTTCCAGGGCGACGGAGCTGATCCATTCGCCGCCGCTCTTGATGAGGTCCTTGGTTCGATCGACGATCGAGAGACAACCGTGTTCGTCGATGATCCCGATGTCACCGGTGCGCAGCCAACCGTCGTCGAACCTGTCCGGATGGTCCGCACGGTAGTAACCGGTGGCGACCCAGGGGCCGCGGATCAGGATCTCACCGCGGCTGATCCCGTCGTGGGGCATGACCTGGCCGGCGTCGTCGACGAGTTTCCACTGCAGGCCGGGCAGGAGCCGACCTTGCTTGCGGATGTACGTCCAGCGCGATTCCGGGTCGTCATCGGTCGAGGCAGGAGGGCGTGAGAAGGTCGCCATCGGTGAGATCTCGGTCATGCCCCATCCCTGGAAGACGGGCACGCCGAGATCCTCGAGGTCGCGGATGAGGCCGAGCGTCGGCGTCGACCCGCCCAGGACGAGCGCTCGGAGGCTGCTCAGGTCGGTGCCGGCCTGTCGCGCGTGGACGAGCAGGTCCACCGCCACGGTCGGCACCATGCCGGTGTAGGTCACCCGCTGGGCGGCGATGATGCCGGCGATCTGCGCGGGTGTGGGGTGCGGGCCGGGCAGGATCTGCGACGCACCGGACATCAACGCGGCGAACGGGACCCCCCACGCGTTGGCGTGGAACATCGGGACCACGAGGAGCGCGCGGTCGCGTTCGGAGATCGCGTGGCCGTCCGCGAGGCACGCCGCCATCGTGTGCAGATACAGCGACTTGTGGGAATACCCAACCCCCTTCGGGGCCCCGGTCGTGCCCGAGGTGTAGCAGAGCACCGCGAGGTCGTCGTCGGTGCGGGCGATGGGCGCCGCAAGCGGCTCGGCGGATCCGACCATCGAGTCCAGCGACGGTCGTCCGATGCCCCCGTCACCGTCACCGTTGCAGTTGCCGTCGCCGTCCTCGTCGATCGACACGATCGAGATGTCGGGGCGCTGCGCCCGCACGTCGTCGAGCTGGTACTCCAGCGACCGGTCGGCGAAGATCATCGTGTCGTCGGCATGGTCGACGATGTAGGCGATCTCCGGTGGCGAGAGTCGGATGTTGATCGTGTGCAACACGGCGCCGGCCAATGGCACGGCGAGGTAGAGCTCGAGGTGACGACGGTGGTTCCAGGCGAGTGTGCCGACCCGGTCGCCCGGGCGTACGCCGCTCGCGATGAGGGCGGCCGCGAGCCGCGTCACCCGATCGGCGTACTCGCGATAGGTGTATCGGAAGACCTCCGCACCGTCGATGTGATCCACGATCGCCTTGTCGCCGAACATGTCTCGGGCACGGAAGAGGAAGTCGGTGATCACGAGTGGGTGGGCCGCGGGAGTGGGTCCCTCGGCCCCGATCACGCGGGCACCTCGACCGCCGCCGCGGCGGCGAGTCTGGCCCGGACCTCGGGGATGACCGCGGTGGCCAACAACTCGATGCGTGCGCTGCCGCTGTCGACGTCTTCGCCGGGCAACTGCGCCCAGAAGTGGACATCCTCGATCTGCGGGGTCTGCGTCAGGAGCGTCGTGAGTTCGTCGACGGCGGTTGCGGGATCCCACAATGTGAAGGAGCCGGCGTCGACGAGCTGGTCGGGTTCGGTGAACTGCGGAACGGGTCCGAACGCGCCCATCTCGATGTACTTGTTGATCTGGTAGAGCGCATGGACGCCGATCCGCGACCATTCCCGCTCCGGGTCGTCGGCGATGATCGTCCACTGTCCCGCGAAGATACGTCCCTCCGAGCGGGGTCGTCCGAGGCGTTCGAGTGCGTCGAGGTACGAGGCGTGATGGGCGTTCTGGGTGCTGAGGAACCCGTCACCGATCCGCGCAGCACGCTCGATCGCCGGGTCGGCCATCGCCCCGACGAGAAGGTCCGGGGTGATCTCGGGGGTGGGGGTCACCGGTAGGGCCGGTTTGTGAAGGCGTTTGCCGTCGAACGGGTCGGCAGAGCCCGACCAGCATCGGCGCACGATCTCCACACCCTCCTCGAGCAGGCTCGGGCGGTTGATGAGACGCCGATCGAAGGCGGCGAACTCGGGTGCCCAATATCCCTGGCCCACGCCGAGCGAGAATCGTCCTCCGGTGAGCAGCGAGAGGGTGGCCGCGTCCTCGGCGAGCCGGATGGGATTGTGCAGCGGCGACACCACGAGGTTGGTGCCGATGCGCATGGTCGTCGTCCGATCACCGATCGCGGATGCGAGGAGGAACGGTGACGGGGTGTAACCGTCGTCCATGAAATGGTGCTCGGTCAGCCACGCCGAGTCGATCCCGATGGACTCGGCCCACGCGATCTGGTCGAGTGTCGCGCGATAGAAATCCCCGAAACCCCTGGTGGCGCCGTCACTCGCGGGGTTGCGGAAGTCGTACCAGAGTCCGAAGCTCGCGCTCGACGTTCTCATTGCATGTCCTCTCGACGCCTGTGTGGTCGATGTCACTCTTGATGATCGTCGTCGGTGACGGAAGGTCGCGCGGTCGTGGCCCTTGTCGGAAATCCCAACCGCGGAGATTCGGGGCGATGGAACCGGAGGGCGGCCGCGTGCGTCCAAGGTTCATGTCGTGGCGGTCCGCGTCGGGGTGGGTACGATCACGGCACGTCGTCGAGGGGGTGGGGACATGAACGGCACCGGCAGGCAGCGGATCGCGATGGACACCGCCCAGGTGTCGGCGGTCGCGTCGTACTACCGCAGGTCCTCACTGGTGCTGTCGGCGGTCGCCGACGATCTGGCCGCGCACGACTTCGGGGCCTGGGCTCGACAATCCACGGTGCGGGACGCCGACTCCGTCACCTTCGGACCATCGGCGGCGACCTACGCAGACATGACCACGACCCTGTCGCGCCGGTTGCGCGTACAGGCCGCCGCAGCCGCGGCGCTCGCCGACACCCTGCGCAACAGTGCGCTGACCATGGCCGACGGCGACGGCCGCGCGGCGGTGGAGATCTCGCGAGCGGTACCCGCGGCGGAGGTGGACGGCCGGTGAGGCGCGGCGCGGACTCGCTGTCGGTGCTGAGATCTGATGCCCGGGAAGGCGTCGAGGCGTTGATCGAGCTCGTGTCGGTGGGGCGCCTGATGGGGATCGGTGCGCCCGACGAGTCCACCATCCGCAACGGAGTGGGTGTCGTCGACGGCTTCGACATCGCGGCACTGTCCGCGGACAGTCGGGCCCTGGTGTCGGCGCATCGCGCCGTGTCCGAACAGCTCCACCATCTCCCCGAGCAGCAGGTCCGGCTCGACGACGGCTGGAACAGCGAGTCCGCGACCGTCGCGATCGCCACGGTCATCGATCATCAGCGTCGTGCCGAGTCGGATCTGCACATCCTGCGCACCCTCACCGAGGCCACCTCGGCCGCAGCGTCGGGTATCGACCGGTTGTTACGCACCTTCTATCTGACGCTCGCCCGGTTGTCGGCGCCGGCCGCTGCCGGTGTGCCGCCGGCAGAGCTGCCGCAGGCGGTGCTCACCGGTCGGGTGCCGATGGGGGTGGCGGTCGAGGACATCTCGTCGAGGCTTGCCCTGTTCACCACGTCGCTGGAGACCACGACCCGGGGTGTCGCCGGGATTCTCGACCTCCTGAACCGGTCCGTCGACGGCATCGACGACGAGGCGTATCCGGTCGACGCCGAGCGCTCGGGCCGCGTTCCGTCCGCGATGCCCGATCCGCCGCCCGCGACACCGGACCCACCGGTCGCGTCGGCGCCCGTGCACACCGTCGCAGCGCCCTCGCCGGTCACCCAGACGTGGCTCGCCGAATCGACCACCGAGGACCGAACCCACGAGATCGGTGCCGCGAGTGCATCCGCCGTGTCCGCGTCGGCACCCGACGAGGTCGAGGCAGCCCGCGCCGTCCCCGAACCCGATGACGGAATCGACATCCCGTTTCGGCTCGGCGGCACCGAGGGACTCGACGCACCCGTGGCCACCGTCGAGGAGGCAACCGCCGAAACCGGGCCCGCCGAAACCGAACCCGAACCCGCAGAAACCGGGTCCGCTGACACCGAACCCGCCGGTCCTGATTCACCTGCGCCGACACCGGACGCATCGTCCGACCGGTCCTCGGGTGACCTCGCCCTGGCAGGCGACCAGTGAACCTCGCCGACCAGATCGAGGCGATGGCCCGCACCGCGACCGCCGGTGTCGCCGAGGCATCGCACCGGTTCTCCGCGCAGCGGCGTGACCTCGAACTCGCGATGGCCGACCATCGTCGCAACGCGGTGCGGTCCGAGACACAGCGGCTGCGCGACGATCTCGAGAACGACGCCGATGCCGCGGACGCCACCCCGGGCATTCTGCTGCCGGCCGACGTGGCCGACGCCAGTCCCCATCTGCCGCCGCCGAACACATAGGCTGTCTGCTGTGCCAGGCAAGAAGCAGAAGCCGCAGTCGCCCGCGAAGCTGATGTCCGCGCTCGCCCGACGCGGCCCCCATCGTGTGTTGCGCGGCGACCTCGGGATCGTCGGAACCCCGGGCGTCGTCTTCACCCCCGCCGAGGGCGAACGACTCCCGGCCGTCGCGTTCGGCCACGGATGGATGACCTCGGTCGAGCGGTACCGCGACCTGTGTCACCACCTCGCGTCGTGGGGCATCGTCGTCGCCGTCCCCGCGGGTCAGCGCGGCCTGCTGGTGTCCGATGACGCGATGGCCGCCCAGCTCCGCTCGGCACTGTCGATCGTGACGAGGGTCCCGCTCGGCTTCGGCGAGATCACCGTCGACCCGCGCAAGATCGGGTTCGCCGGTCACGGCTTCGGTGCCGCCGCCGCGGTTCTGGCCGCATCGGAGGGCGTGCTGCACGGCCAGCCGCAACCGCAGGCCCGCGGGGTGGTCGCGCTGTTCCCGGCGCCGACGACCTCCGCGCTGCTGCCCGCGGCCCGTCGGTTGAGTGCTCCGGGCCTCATCGTCTCGGCCATCGGCGAACTCGACACCATCGACGGCAACGCGCTCCCGCTTGCGCAGGCGTACGGGTCGGAGTCGGCGGCCGACCCCCGGCCGGCCGCGGTGCTGCGCACCCCGCCGGGCGCCACCTCGCGCGGACTGATCGAGCACCGGTCCATCAAGTCGTTGCTCGGCGGCAACGGTGCCGACAAGAAGACCCACACCGCGGTACGGGCGATGACCACCGGATTCCTGCTGCACACCCTCGACGGCGACGACCGCTACGAGGCCTTCGCCGACGCCGACACGGTGCTCGGGAAGGTGCCTGCGGTGGATCTCGACGATCCCCCGGAGATGCAGGACAAGATCGCCAAGTTGCTGGGCGCGAAGGAACGCAAGCGCCGCCGCGCGGCGAGCCCGGTGCCGTCCGGTGCGCCGAACGCGGTGGTGCCCGACACCATCGAGTGACGGCGGTGCGGAATCACCCGATCGGGGCTCGTTGTGACCCCAGCTCGGGACGCGACGCGGCGCGCTGCCACTCCCGCGTCCGCAGGTACCCTGACTAGCTATGTGTGGAATCGTGGGATACGTGGGGCGGCGCGATGCCCTGGACATCGTCGTCGACGCGCTGCGACGGATGGAATACCGCGGATACGACTCGGCGGGCGTCGCGATCCTCGACGGCGAGGGAAGCACCGCCATCCAGAAGAAGGCGCTCCGACTGGAGAACCTGGAGAAGCAGATCGCCACTGTCGGTCGCGAATCCCTGTCGGGGACGACCGGCATCGGACACACCCGCTGGGCGACGCACGGCAAGCCGACCGATCGCAACGCGCATCCGCACGCCAGTGACGACGGCAAGCTCGCCGTCGTGCACAACGGCATCATCGAGAACTACGCGGAACTGCGCGCCGAACTCGAGGAGGACGGGGTCGAGTTCACGTCCGAGACCGACACCGAGACCGCCGTGCACCTCGTGTCGAAGTACTACGCGCTGGGTCCGACCGCCGGCGACTTCGTGGCCAGCGCCTACGCGGCGCTCCGTCGTCTCGAGGGGGCCTTCACCCTCGTGTTCACCCACGCCGACCACGCGGACACCATCGTCGCGGCGCGACGGTCGACACCGCTCGTGGTGGGCGTCGGGAAGGGTGAGATGTTCCTCGCGTCGGACGTGACCGCATTCATCGAACACACCCGGGACGCAGTGGAACTCGGCCAGGACGAGGTCGTGGTGATCACCGCGGACTCGTACACGGTCAGCGACTTCGACCAGAACGTCCGCGAGGGCAAGCCGTTCCACATCGACTGGGATCTCGCCGCCGCGGAAAAGGGCGGCTACGACTTCTTCATGCTCAAGGAGATCGCCGAGCAGCCGCGCGCGATCGCCGACACCCTCCTGGGGCATCTGCAGAACGGCCGCATCGTGCTCGACGAGCAGCGCCTGACCGACGACGACCTACGCGACGTCGACAAGGTGTTCGTGGTCGCCTGTGGAACCGCCTACCACGCGGGTCTGCTCGCCAAGTACGCGATCGAGCACTGGACCCGGCTCCCGGTCGAGATCGAACTCGCCAGCGAGTTCCGCTACCGCGACCCGGTGCTCGACCGGTCGACGCTGGTCGTCGCGATCTCGCAGTCCGGTGAGACAGCCGACACGCTCGAAGCCGTCCGGCACGCGAAGGACCAGAAGGCTCGCGTCCTGGCCATCTGCAACACCAACGGCGCACAGATCCCGCGGGAATCCGACGCGGTCCTCTACACCCACGCCGGCCCCGAGATCGGCGTCGCGTCGACCAAGTGCTTCCTCGCGCAGATCGTCGCCGCCTACCTGGTGGGGCTCGCGCTGGCGCAGGCCCGGGGCACCAAATACGCCGACGAGGTCGCCCGCGAGTTCGCGGCCATCGAGGCGATGGCCGATTCCGTCGCCCAGGTGCTCGACACCATGGAACCGGTGCGCGAACTCGCTCGCTCGCTGGCGCACCACAACACGGTGTTGTTCATCGGCCGACACGTCGGATATCCGGTCGCGCTCGAAGGTGCCCTCAAGCTCAAAGAACTCGCGTACATGCACGCCGAGGGGTTCGCGGCGGGTGAGCTCAAGCACGGGCCGATCGCCCTGATCGAGGACGGGCTGCCGGTGATCACGGTCATGCCGTCCCCGGACGGCCGCGCCGTGCTGCATTCCAAGATGGTCAGCAACATCCGCGAGATCCAGGCCCGTGGCGCGCGCACGATCGTCATCGCCGAGCCCGACGACGTGGCCGCCCGTGCGGTCGCCGACGAGTTCATCCCGATCCCGAAGACGCCGACACTGCTGCAGCCCCTGGTCTCGACGGTCCCGCTGCAGGTGTTCGCCGCCAGCGTCGCCCAGGCGCGCGGCTACGACGTCGACAAACCGCGGAACCTGGCCAAATCGGTGACCGTCGAATAGTCGATCCACGTGCCGATCCGCTATCTGACGGCTGACGAGGTCCGCGACGCCGAGCGGGCCTCGGGGGACCTGCTCACCGGCGGCGTCCTGATGCGCCGGGCGGCGCATGGGGTCGCCCAGGTGATCGCGGCGGAG
Protein-coding sequences here:
- a CDS encoding LLM class flavin-dependent oxidoreductase: MKFSLFYVLESPDGDFRRAYAEMLSQVEIAERLGFDGVWLAEHHGSAYGSMPSPQVAAAAIAARTSRMRIGIAVSNLTLAWPVRIAEDFAMVDVISDGRLDFGVGRGYQPHEFRAMGVADKQGVSREVFDEAFQIVTGLWTKAVGEPYTFHGRHFHIDGVDCRPTPMQRPTPPIYVASISPETFDLVADHGHNMLVTPTLMTLPELNAFVVGAKRTLMDRGRDPLSLDFPMNWQIHLAENDAQAVREARPSLEWYFDNVMSAVPQGDATPAGYERYAALAEAAAEGAMSLTGLREGGICYVGDPDGLIREIEILREETGLDHLICWMRFGGMAHEGVVRSMELLAEHVMPHFADAPALVPRALRHEEPATQTDRFFDIEFDEEGEVHELSRG
- a CDS encoding LLM class flavin-dependent oxidoreductase, which produces MDVGVLLVFQNYHDNISDEEVFLRDLELGVLAEKSGFDSVWSAEHHFDDYSMCPDNFAILSYLAGRTSKVKLGIGATILPWNDPLRVVEKAIMLDQMSGGRVLLGMGRGLAKMEYEAFGIPMDEARARFNEAAEMVLRGLRTGVVSGDGPMYPQPEIALRPAPNPNASWDGRLFAAAMSPDSVPVVADLGVQMMTFMQFPFEKHAEAINGWKQMFRDAQGTEPGPPVIQDFVICHEDEEEARRLAYEHINRYFLSVIKHYDFAGKHWRETKGYETYQAGADMIREAGMEAAADAYVEANIYGTPEQCVEKYAYRHQLIGDFLPNAAFAFGGLPFDTAEHSLKLFGEKVVPEVHKMKAKTPATV
- a CDS encoding nuclear transport factor 2 family protein gives rise to the protein MSTSTASVSTEQQNRALVAEFMEVFSRGDVDAILSYLAPTATWWVGGGIEGISGTKNKEEFGAMLAGLSATTKSGAIALKPLAWTAEGERVAVETESYSEMNNGKIYNNLYHFVFVVRDGKIDEVKEFLDTEHTRAVFLG
- a CDS encoding alpha/beta hydrolase — its product is MPGKKQKPQSPAKLMSALARRGPHRVLRGDLGIVGTPGVVFTPAEGERLPAVAFGHGWMTSVERYRDLCHHLASWGIVVAVPAGQRGLLVSDDAMAAQLRSALSIVTRVPLGFGEITVDPRKIGFAGHGFGAAAAVLAASEGVLHGQPQPQARGVVALFPAPTTSALLPAARRLSAPGLIVSAIGELDTIDGNALPLAQAYGSESAADPRPAAVLRTPPGATSRGLIEHRSIKSLLGGNGADKKTHTAVRAMTTGFLLHTLDGDDRYEAFADADTVLGKVPAVDLDDPPEMQDKIAKLLGAKERKRRRAASPVPSGAPNAVVPDTIE
- a CDS encoding alpha/beta fold hydrolase is translated as MSYLAVENDRRIYFEHHRGGGRPVVLIHGWGANTRCWDTTAPALATAGHEVVLVDLRACGRSDNDFEDVSIATLADDVVQVVDHLELSAPVINGWSLGGAVATAAAAALGSRAGGLVLTGGASPRYTATDGWPFGGTSDDVDGVLAGAAANRADTFRGVAAAVFATAPSSDVLEWIWGMFMEMGPIGDETLRDLARTDLRKELGELDIPILLLHGRDDAFVPFAGAEAAAGLNPHARLVAFDGCGHAPFLEDRDRYLAELTGFLTS
- a CDS encoding LLM class flavin-dependent oxidoreductase, which produces MRTSSASFGLWYDFRNPASDGATRGFGDFYRATLDQIAWAESIGIDSAWLTEHHFMDDGYTPSPFLLASAIGDRTTTMRIGTNLVVSPLHNPIRLAEDAATLSLLTGGRFSLGVGQGYWAPEFAAFDRRLINRPSLLEEGVEIVRRCWSGSADPFDGKRLHKPALPVTPTPEITPDLLVGAMADPAIERAARIGDGFLSTQNAHHASYLDALERLGRPRSEGRIFAGQWTIIADDPEREWSRIGVHALYQINKYIEMGAFGPVPQFTEPDQLVDAGSFTLWDPATAVDELTTLLTQTPQIEDVHFWAQLPGEDVDSGSARIELLATAVIPEVRARLAAAAAVEVPA
- a CDS encoding SDR family oxidoreductase, with translation MNTRPRVWIVTGGSRGIGRAVAENLIGRGDSVVSLARGVSTTPFTRPAQVLELKTDITDSSSVARALATVEEQHGSAHGLINVAGVHRGGRVDDLSRADWDLVLTTNLTGAFEMCKATVPILEPGSSIVNVGAVVGFRGFPGDVAYGSAKAGLSGMTQVLAAELAPRDIRVNLVIPGFVDTDMTSGLSDRARARIVSSIPAGRTGRPEEIAQVVVDVALSTYMYGAIVPVDGGLMNTFNGGGR
- a CDS encoding long-chain-fatty-acid--CoA ligase — protein: MIGAEGPTPAAHPLVITDFLFRARDMFGDKAIVDHIDGAEVFRYTYREYADRVTRLAAALIASGVRPGDRVGTLAWNHRRHLELYLAVPLAGAVLHTINIRLSPPEIAYIVDHADDTMIFADRSLEYQLDDVRAQRPDISIVSIDEDGDGNCNGDGDGGIGRPSLDSMVGSAEPLAAPIARTDDDLAVLCYTSGTTGAPKGVGYSHKSLYLHTMAACLADGHAISERDRALLVVPMFHANAWGVPFAALMSGASQILPGPHPTPAQIAGIIAAQRVTYTGMVPTVAVDLLVHARQAGTDLSSLRALVLGGSTPTLGLIRDLEDLGVPVFQGWGMTEISPMATFSRPPASTDDDPESRWTYIRKQGRLLPGLQWKLVDDAGQVMPHDGISRGEILIRGPWVATGYYRADHPDRFDDGWLRTGDIGIIDEHGCLSIVDRTKDLIKSGGEWISSVALEEALLEHPSIQEAAVVSVPHPRWQERPVAYIVGEDGLDVDEVRAELAARVPRWWVPDLIVAVDRLPRTSVGKLDKRALREQAAGTPDLWEPTTAADSPVPVTHGDS